TGCGCCAGGGCCGGTAGGCCAGGACGGCGCCGAGCAGCAGGGACAGGCCGAAGCGCAGCAGCACGTCGAGGACGGGCAGCACATGGGGGCTGACGGAGGTGGCTTGCGTCAGGGCATCAGGCGGAGGCATTGCGTAACTCCTGGGTGTGGTCCGCCGCGGCCCGGGCAGCCTGGCGCAGCAGTGCGAAATCATGGGGGTGGCTCTCCAGCAATCGCTCGATGAGCGCCCGTCCCCGGGGGGTCATGGCCAGCAGGGGACCCAGGCTCTTCACCGTGGCGGCGGGCCAGGTGTCCGCCAGCGCCGTGCGCAGCTTCCACGCCGTGGCGCCCTCCAGGCCCACGAACGAGTCCAGCGCTTCCTCGCACTGCACGCCGAAGGACTCGCGCAGCGCCCAGGCGCGGGGATGGTCCAGGCCATTCAGGGTTCCGAGCACCGCCCGGGGAGCGCGCGCCACGTGCTGCTCGCGCATCTCCCAGGCGCGCTCGCCGTCGATTCCGTCCAGCGTGCGCAGCACGGCATCCGGTGCCGCCTCCCAGGCGCGCTCGCGCCAGTCCCAGGCCCGCGCGTCATCGAGTCCCCGGATGGAACGGCACGCGGTGCGCGCCACCCGCTCCAGGCCGAGCGCCGCCTCCCCGCCCATGTCCGACAGCCAGCGCCCCCGCTCCTTCCAGGCGCGCTCGCTCCCGAGCCCCGCCAGCGAGGTGACCACCTGCTCCGCCGCGGCGAAGTAGAGGCGCTCGCGCAGCGCCCAGGCCTTCTCCGAGTCGAGCCCCGACAGGGAGTCCGCGACGGCCTCGGGCTTGCGCGTCTCCCACCGCTCGCGCAGCGCCCAGGCCTCCGGCGTCTCCGCGGCCAGCTCCTTCAGCGAGCCGAGCACCTGCACCGGCGCCGCTTCCTCCAGCTGCCCGCGCAGGTTCCACGCGTGCGCGTCCGTGAGCCCGGACAGGCCGTAGGCGATGACCTCGGGGAACCGCCCGGCCAGGCGCGTCTGGCGCTCCTCGATGTCCGGACCCTCCAGGCCCGAGAGGAACCAGGCCGCGAGCTGCGGCTCCTCGTCCATCCAGGCATCCACCCGCGCGAGGAAGCGCGCACGGGCCTCCGCCAGCGAGTGGATGGACGGCGCCGGACGGGCGCGCGTGGGAAGGGACATGAGGGGCTCGCCGCTCTTGAGGTGCAGCACGTGCTGCACCAGCAGGGCCACGAGCGTGTCGAGTGGCACGTCCGCGTTCTCGATGAGGCTCCACTGCTCGGGGGACTCCGCCGCGAGGGCCCGGTAACCCGCGCGCAGCCGTGCCTGCATTCCCACGCCGGCCAGTCCCTTCCGGGAGGAGGCACCCTGCGGTGGCGCGAGCAGCTTGGAGATGCGGCGGCGGGCGCGGGCGATCGCCGGGTCCACGTCGATGAGGAAGACGTGGTCCGGCCGCAGGCCCCGGGCGCAGGCGTCCAGGACGGGCCGCACCTCGTGCTCCGGGAGCCCCCGCCCCCAGCGGGCGAGCACCTCCGCGGTGTAGAGGAAGCGGTCCGCGATGACGATCTCGTACTCGGCCAGCGCGGGGCGCGTCACCTCCTCCAGCAACTGCGTCTCGCGAGCGGTGTAGAGCAGCAGCTCGGCCATGGGGGTGAGCGCGAGGTTGCGGGGGTTCTTGGTGAAGAGCCGCAGCCCCTCGGATACCGGGGAAGCCAGCTTGCCGTCCTCGCGGACGTGACGCACGCGCAGCCCCGCCCGGCGCAGCTCGCGCGCCACGCGGTTGGACAGCGTCGTCTTGCCAGAGCCATCGATTCCTTCGAATACGATCAACATCAGAAGCTCACCTCCATCTGCAGCATCAGCGCCCGCCTCTCGGTGAGGCTCTTGTCGAGGGCCTTGAGCGTCGCCGGCACGGAGGCCTCCGCGCGGCGGCTCTCCACCTGCGCCTGCAACCGCCAGCGCCTCCACTGGCCGAAATTGAGTCCTCCCGCCGCCTCCCAGAGCAGGTCCTTCTGGAGCTGGAGGTCCGGGTCGAGCGCCGACAGCATCACGAAGGGCTCGACGTACAGCGCTCCCTTCGAGCCGCTCCCGATGCGCCAGGCGGTCAGGGCCCGCGCCGTGAGCAGCGGTCCCTCGGCGCCGATGAGCAGGTCCGAGCGCCCCACGAGCACCTCGGCCCAGGTGCGCAGCTCTCCCTGGCCGATGGGCAGCGCGTGCCTCGCGTCGAACCCCGCCGTCCAGTTGGACCACGTGTCGCTCGTGCTCGTCCCGGGCGGTTGCACCTGCGCGGAGGCGCCCAGCTCGAGCGTGTCCAGCACCGCCCACGTGCCGCGGATCGCCGGGATGAGACCGAGCCCGTTCTCCAGGGCGACGTCCTCGTTCTCGGCGGACTGCCATACCCCGGCCCGCAGTTTCAGCTCCCGGTCACAGCCGGTGCACTTCCACTCGAGCTGCGCGCCGAGCCGGCGGCCGGTGAGCCCCAGCCCGTCGGACAGCACATCCCGCCCCAGGCCCCGGCGCACGAGCGGGAGCCTCGACGTGGACTCGAGCTCCACGAGCGACAGGGGCACCTTGAACTGGCCGGCCCGGAGGGAGAACCCCTTGGAGAGCTTCAGCCAGGCGTAGGCGTCCTTCAGGCCGTCCGAGACGTCGAACTCCACCACGGCCCGCAGGCGCTTCTTCCATTGATAGGTGAGCTCGATGCGCGCGGCGGGAAGGGAGAGCTTCCCGGCCAGGGCCTCCTCGCCCTTGGCGTCGATCGCCTCGCGGACGGAGAGCCGGCCACCCACCTGCACCGAGCCGAACGCGGAGGGCAGTTGGATGCTCCCCTCGTTCTCCTGTTCGGTCGGAGGGGCCTCCTCGGGGGCCGCTGGGGGAGCCTCGGGAGCCACGGGGGCTTCCTGGGGTTCGGCTTCCTGTGCCCGGGCGGAGGACACGAGGAGCATCGCGGCGAGGGTGAGCCACCCGGTGGAGCGGCTGCGGCGGGCGGGGGGATGATGAGGGCTGTACACGGCCTGGGCTTCCTGGGGAATCACTGCGTGGAGGACGTGCTGGCGAGGCGCGCGCGCATGCCTTGTTCGAACTTCGAGCCGCGGGTCTCGAAGGGCTCCAGCCGCCAGAACAGCCCCTCCAGCCAGGAGGGGGTGCTTCCCCGCCACTTCACTTCCAGCAGGATGGCGGGGGCGCGCTCCAGCAGCCTCGAGGGGGTTGCCGGTTCGCCCAGGGAGCTCCGCTCCGGTGGGAGCGCGAAGACGAGATCCTCGTCCACGGTGATGCGCACGCCGGCATCGTGGGTCCTGTGCGTGCCGCGGCGGTACCAGGCCGTGACCCAGGGTCTCACCGGGGCGTGGGGCAGCTGTCGCAGGAGCTGGGCCGCCGCGCTCCCCTCGGGCGGGAGCCCACCCGAGAGCAGCGCCGCCGCTTCGTCCGCGGAGAGGGAGACACGGACCTTGGAGCGCCGTGCCCCGGTGTTCTTCTTCAGCTCGAGGAACCGGGCTCCGGACAGCACGGGCGGGAGGGCGAGGTCCGCCGTTCCCGCGTACTCCCGGAGCCGCAGCCGTTGTGCGTGCCCGGCCCGGCACGAGTCCAGGAAGTCCAATCCATCGGTATCGAAGTAGGTCGTCCGCGTGAAGGCGAACGGAAGACCGGAGTCGTACACGCAGGGCGTCGTCCAGCTCCGGATGTCCTTCAGGAATGCTTCCAGCGCCTCGCGCGAGGGTTGGAACTTCCTTTCGTGATCCAGCTCCGGTGCGGAGGACGACATGGGATGGGAGCTCGTGCGGGCCAGGGCGTTCATGGGGTCGTTCCGAAAGCGGCCCGGACCTCGTTCTGACGCCTGGCCGCGAAGCTCAGCAGGCCGCTCGTGCCGCTGAACGCGTCCTCGAATGCCTGGGCGTTGCTCACGAAGGTGTAGCCCGGCTGCTCCGCGTTCTCGCCCACCACCCAGGGGGTGATGAGCTCATGCGCCGCGCGCATCCGGGCCTGCAGCGAGTCCGGGGCGACCGGGCCCTGCACCGCCTCCAGCGCATACTTCTGATAGGTCGCCCGGTAGATGGGGTCATCCATCAGGAAGCGGATGAGCGGCCAGTTCGCGTCCACGGTGTCCTGCGTCAGCGACGTCGCCCGTCCCATGCCGCTGCTCATGGCCCGGTCATGGTCCCAGGTAATCCATTGCAGGCGCCCGCCCTGGTTCGGATCGGCATACAGGTAGTAGTTGTGGGACATGGCGCCGTAGGCGTCCCAGTTCTGCAGCACGGTGTTGACCGCGAGCCACTTCAGGAAGCCATCGACGTTGAGCTTCTCCTCGAGGCGTGCGCGCCAGGCCGCCGCGTCGGTGCGGTCGGAGTTGAGCACGGCGATGGTCTCCTCCACGGGTGCCCAGCCCAGCTCCTCGTTCTCTTGAATCTCGAAGGACTCCTGATCGAACGCCGCCAGGCGCGCGCCCGGGCCATCCGCCTCGTAGAGCGCTCCCTTGTGGCCACCGAAGGTGCGGTCGAGCAGCGACTCCGCCGGGTCTTCGTTGAGCGTGTAGAGGCCCCAGTACTGGGAGCCCTCTCCGTGGTCCACGTACAGGGCGACGAAGGAGGTGTGCCCGGCCGGCACTCCCAGCTCGCGGAAGACGTCCGTGGCCACCTTGTCGCGCATCAGCGACGTGTCTGCCGCGCCGTTGCCCAGGGACAGCTTGGTGAAGCCGTAGAAGCGCTGATCCTCGATCTCCGGGTGCTCGTCCTCGAACTTGTCGAAGTTGAACCGCAGCGGCAGCTTGCCCACCCCGCTGCGCCACGTCTGCGACAGCGAGGAGTTGCCCTTCATGCGCACGCCCACGTAGTTCCAGCTCTTGCCGTTGAAGTGCACCGTCGAGGGCACGTACACGGGCGTGTTGGGGATGATGTCCCCGCCACCGCCTCCACCGGGTCCGCCGCCGCCCGGAACGCCACCGCCATCCGGTGTGCCGCCACCCGGTCCACCTCCACCTCGTGGGGGCCGGCACAGGAGCTGAGGGCCAGCTGGCGTCTGGGTGCAGGTGCTGGTGAAGGTGCTGCCCTGGTAGGTGGCGGTGCAGGTGTCGCCCAACGCCTTGCCCTCACAGGGCTGCACGAGCTCGGGCGGGAACGTCATGCCACCGCCGCCGTCGGGGCTGCCGCCACCGCCACCACCGCCGCCAGGGCCCATCCCCCCGCCGGTTCCGAACTCGCCCAGCATGGCGGTCATGTCGTCCTGCATCGTCTTCCAGTCCTCTGGAGCGATGACGAGGTCGATCCGCTGCACCTTGTCCTGGGCGAAGACGACGTCGTAGGCGGGGGCGGCGTTCTTGCCGTGAGACTCCTCGCTCCAGCCTTCGGGCCGCTCGACGCCACCACATGCGGTGGTGAAGGCGAAGGCGAGCGTGGCGAGTGCTCCTAGACGCGTACTTCCTTGCATGGGGGGTCCTCTCGACAGGGGGGTTGTTTCCCGGCCAGCTCCCGGCTCCGGGCCGGCACTGGCGCTGCGAGTGGGTACCCTGATGGGTGTTCGTGACCTGTTCTTTACGTGTTTGTGACAGAATGTTTTGAACGGAAAACGGGAGAGCACCGGGTCTCTGATTTCAGACCCGGTGCCAGTCCTTTCGGTGTGAGTGGGTTCAGGGGGCGGCGGGGAGGGTGATGCGGGCCGTCGTTCCCAGGCTGGGCTGGCTCTCCAGGATGAGAGTGCCGCCATGGGCGACGACGATGCGGCGGGCGAGGACGAGTCCCAGCCCCACGCCCCCCGTCTTCCGCGCGCGGCTGCGGTCACTGCGGAAGAAGGGGGTGAAGAGGTGGGGCAGGTCGCTCGCGTCGATGCCGATGCCCTCGTCACGCACCTCCACCTGGAGGCCATGCTCCAAGGGACGGGCATGCAGCCGCACGGTAGAGTGGGGCTCGGAGTACTTGCCGGCGTTGTCCAGCAGGTTGTCGATGGCCCGGCGCAACAGCACCGGGTCGGCCTCCAGCACGGGCAGGGTGCCGTCCACGTGCACTTCCAGCCGGTGCTCGGGCCGGGCGGAGCGGAAGCGCGCGGCGGCCTTGTCCACCAGCGTCTGGGCCTCCACGTGCTCGCGGCGCAGGGGCGGGGTGGCACCGGGAGTCTGCCCGGTGGCCAGGTCGAGGCGAGCGGCGGTGAGGACGTCGGAGACCAGGCGCTCCAGCTCGGAGAGGTCCTCGGCGATGTCGGAGAGGGACTCACGGGCCAGGGTGGAGTCCCCCTCGCTGGCCAGGTCCAGGGCGACGCGGATGCGGGCCAGGGGCGTGCGCAGCTCGTGGGAGACGTTGGCCAGCAGCTCCTTCTGGGAGCGCAGCAGGAGGGTGATGCGTTCGGCCATCTCGTCGAAGGCCTCGGCCACCTGGCCCATCTCGTCGCGGCGGCGCAGGCCGGTGCGCACGTCGAGCATGCCGGCACCGAAGGTGCGAGCCACCTTGGCCAGCCGCTGCAGGGGCAGGGCGAGGCTGCGAGCGAAGACGAGCGAGGTGATGGCCGTGCACCCGAGCGCCAGGACGATGGGCATCACGGGGCTGGGGGGAGGTTGGGGGGGTGGTGGGTGCTCCACCATGGCGTAGGCCTCCATCGGACCGGTTTCGGGAATGGCCACGTACATGACGGGGGGCGGACCTTTGGCGCGTCTCACCACGCGCTCGGTCTCGAGCCGTTGGAGGTCCTCGGCGGAGAGGGGAGGGAGTGGACGCGAGGTATTGGCGGTGAGGACGCGGCCGTCGAGGGTTCGCATCGTCACCTTCATGCCGAGCCGTTGGCGAACCCGGTCCAGTGCTCCCTGGAGCTCCTCGGGTCTATCCCGGAGCGAGGCCCACTCGGAGACGTTGTAGGTGGTGGAGCGCTCGAGGGACTCGCGAAACGAGTCTTCCCGTGTGTAGCGGTGGAGGGTGGCGAGCGCGAAGGAGACGAGCAGGAGCTGGGCGATGCCCACCAGGTAGATGCGCCACAGCAGGCGGCTGGGGAAGCGGGGACGCCGGATGTTCAAGGCTCGTCCCCGGTGGCGAGCATGTAGCCCGCGCCGCGCACGGTCTTGAGGAGCCTGGGGTTGCGCGGGTCCTCTTCTATCTTCTGGCGGATGCGGAAGATGTGGACGTCGACGGAGCGGTCGAAGACCTCATCGGCGTTGCCCTTGACGAGGTCGAGGAGCTGCTCGCGGCTGAGGACGCGGCCGGCGCGCTCGGCCAGGACGCGCAGCAGGGCGAACTCGTACGTGGTGAGGGGGAGGACCCTGCCGTCGAGCGTGGCGCGCAGGCCGCGCGGATCCATCGCCAGCTTGCCGACCTGGATGGGCTGGGAGGAGGGCCCGACGCGACCGCGGGAGCGGCGCACCTGGGCGCGGATGCGCGCGAGCAGCTCGCGGGAGGAGTAGGGCTTGGAGAGGTAGTCGTCGGCACCGGTCTCCAGGCCGAGCACGCGGTCGGCCTCCTCACCGCGGGCGGTCACGATGATGATGGGGACATCGCTGCGCGTGCGCAGCTCGCGGCAGATCTCCATGCCGTCTCGCCCCGGGAGCATGAGGTCCAGGAGGATGACGTCATAGGCGTGGCGGCTGGCCTCGGTGAGGCCGTCGGGGCCGGTGCCGGCGATGGTGACGAGGATGCCGTGCTCCTGGAGGTAGCGGCTGGTGAGACGGGCCAGGCGCTCGTCGTCCTCCACCAGCAGCACCTGGATGATGCCCTCGTCCGTGGTGGCCTGTGTCGTCTGGTCCATGCCCGTGTTTCCTCGAAGAGCGACCCGGGGGCATGTAGAGGGGTTCGCGGTCTCGCTGCCCGTCCCTGAGCAGCCGAACGCATGCCCCCAGGTCGCGAGTGTGAAGGTGCCAGCGGGACATGTCCGGCGGGCTTCGGCCGTATGACGAAATATTTCCATGCGGTGAGAGGCCCACCGTGACGGGTCCCCTCGCAGGACCAATCGCGGCACTGGCCGGACGCAAAACGTCACTCGTCCCCGTGAATCCGGGCTCGTGCTCATGGGCTTTCCGAGGGAGCACGAGCAGGCGAGCAGGTGGCACGTCCTCTGCTTGGGCGCTCATCGCCACGCGGTCCATTCCATCGAGCCTCGAGCGGGTCATGCCCGCGGGGCGGGAGTGTGCCCTGGCGAAGCTGAACACCCTCGTGGAGGAGCGATGCTGAGAGACAGAAGAGGCGTGCGCGGAGTGCTGCTGTCCGCGCTGCTCGGGATGATGTTGACGACGGAGAGCGCCTGGGGCCTGCCGACGCGGCCCCGCGAGGTGGACTCGCGCGATGAGCTCGCCACGGGTCAGACCCATACGCTGAGGGTTCGCCCGGACGGCTCGGTGTGGTCCTGGGGCATGAACACCGAGGGGGCGCTCGGAAACGGGACGTACCTGGACGTGCCACGGCCGGCGCCGGTGCCTGGACTCGAGGGCGTGGTGTCCGTCGCCGTGGGCCAGGGCTACTCCGTGGCCCTCGGCCGGGACGGTACGGTGTGGACCTGGGGCGCCAACAACACGGGCACGCTCGGAGATGGCTCGACCCTGGGGCGCCCCACGCCGGGGCAGGTGCCGGGTCTCCTGGATGTGACGTCCCTGTCGTCCGGCTGGTCCCATGTCCTGGTGGTGCGCGCGGACGGCACCGTGTGGGGCTGGGGCGACAACGGCGAGGGGCAGCTCGGCAACTCGAACGGCGGCACGTGGCGGGTGCCAGTGCAGGTGCCGGGTCTCACGGGCGTGGTGGCGACTTCGGGCGGACAGTCGCACTCGCTGGCGCTGCGTGAGGATGGCACGGTGTGGGCCTGGGGTGGCAACTACGCGGGCCAACTCGGGGACGGGACGACGATGGCCCGGTCCGCGCCGGGGCAGGTGCCGGGTCTCACGGGCGTGGTGGCCATCTCGGCGGGCGCCTGGTACTCGCTGGCGCTGCGCGAGGATGGCTCCGTGTGGGGCTGGGGCTACGACGGCAACGGCAATCTCGGAGTCGGGTCGAAAGTGGTGAGCCGGCCTTCCCCCGTACAGGTGCCGGGTCTCACGGGCGTGGTGGCCATCTCGGCCGGCATCTTCCACTCCATGGCGCTGCGCGGGGATGGCACGGTGTGGACCTCTGGCGAGAACGCCCAGGGTCAGCTCGGGGATGGAACGAGCGAGGACCGCGACGTCCCCGCGCGAGTGGAGGGACTGCACGCGGTGCGGTCCATCGCGGCCGGTCCCACCCACAGCCTGGCGGTGCGCGCGGAGGGCTCCGTCTGGGGCTGGGGTGACAACACCCTGGGCCTGCTCGGAACGGGCTCGAATCGCCGGCTCGAGCCCAGGGCGGTGGTGGGGCTCACGGACGTGGTGGCCACCGCTGGGGGCGGACAGCACTCGATGGCGCTGCACGCGGATGGCACGGTGTGGACCTGGGGTGCGAACTCCAATGGCCAGCTCGGCTACGGCTCGGTGACGGTCTTCACCCGGTTCCACGTGGTGCCGGCGCGGGTGCCGGGACTCACGGACGTGGTGGCCGTCGCCGCCGGTAACTCCCACTCGTTGGCGCT
This is a stretch of genomic DNA from Archangium violaceum. It encodes these proteins:
- the tmk gene encoding dTMP kinase produces the protein MLIVFEGIDGSGKTTLSNRVARELRRAGLRVRHVREDGKLASPVSEGLRLFTKNPRNLALTPMAELLLYTARETQLLEEVTRPALAEYEIVIADRFLYTAEVLARWGRGLPEHEVRPVLDACARGLRPDHVFLIDVDPAIARARRRISKLLAPPQGASSRKGLAGVGMQARLRAGYRALAAESPEQWSLIENADVPLDTLVALLVQHVLHLKSGEPLMSLPTRARPAPSIHSLAEARARFLARVDAWMDEEPQLAAWFLSGLEGPDIEERQTRLAGRFPEVIAYGLSGLTDAHAWNLRGQLEEAAPVQVLGSLKELAAETPEAWALRERWETRKPEAVADSLSGLDSEKAWALRERLYFAAAEQVVTSLAGLGSERAWKERGRWLSDMGGEAALGLERVARTACRSIRGLDDARAWDWRERAWEAAPDAVLRTLDGIDGERAWEMREQHVARAPRAVLGTLNGLDHPRAWALRESFGVQCEEALDSFVGLEGATAWKLRTALADTWPAATVKSLGPLLAMTPRGRALIERLLESHPHDFALLRQAARAAADHTQELRNASA
- a CDS encoding porin; its protein translation is MYSPHHPPARRSRSTGWLTLAAMLLVSSARAQEAEPQEAPVAPEAPPAAPEEAPPTEQENEGSIQLPSAFGSVQVGGRLSVREAIDAKGEEALAGKLSLPAARIELTYQWKKRLRAVVEFDVSDGLKDAYAWLKLSKGFSLRAGQFKVPLSLVELESTSRLPLVRRGLGRDVLSDGLGLTGRRLGAQLEWKCTGCDRELKLRAGVWQSAENEDVALENGLGLIPAIRGTWAVLDTLELGASAQVQPPGTSTSDTWSNWTAGFDARHALPIGQGELRTWAEVLVGRSDLLIGAEGPLLTARALTAWRIGSGSKGALYVEPFVMLSALDPDLQLQKDLLWEAAGGLNFGQWRRWRLQAQVESRRAEASVPATLKALDKSLTERRALMLQMEVSF
- a CDS encoding VTC domain-containing protein; protein product: MSSSAPELDHERKFQPSREALEAFLKDIRSWTTPCVYDSGLPFAFTRTTYFDTDGLDFLDSCRAGHAQRLRLREYAGTADLALPPVLSGARFLELKKNTGARRSKVRVSLSADEAAALLSGGLPPEGSAAAQLLRQLPHAPVRPWVTAWYRRGTHRTHDAGVRITVDEDLVFALPPERSSLGEPATPSRLLERAPAILLEVKWRGSTPSWLEGLFWRLEPFETRGSKFEQGMRARLASTSSTQ
- a CDS encoding CotH kinase family protein, which codes for MQGSTRLGALATLAFAFTTACGGVERPEGWSEESHGKNAAPAYDVVFAQDKVQRIDLVIAPEDWKTMQDDMTAMLGEFGTGGGMGPGGGGGGGGSPDGGGGMTFPPELVQPCEGKALGDTCTATYQGSTFTSTCTQTPAGPQLLCRPPRGGGGPGGGTPDGGGVPGGGGPGGGGGGDIIPNTPVYVPSTVHFNGKSWNYVGVRMKGNSSLSQTWRSGVGKLPLRFNFDKFEDEHPEIEDQRFYGFTKLSLGNGAADTSLMRDKVATDVFRELGVPAGHTSFVALYVDHGEGSQYWGLYTLNEDPAESLLDRTFGGHKGALYEADGPGARLAAFDQESFEIQENEELGWAPVEETIAVLNSDRTDAAAWRARLEEKLNVDGFLKWLAVNTVLQNWDAYGAMSHNYYLYADPNQGGRLQWITWDHDRAMSSGMGRATSLTQDTVDANWPLIRFLMDDPIYRATYQKYALEAVQGPVAPDSLQARMRAAHELITPWVVGENAEQPGYTFVSNAQAFEDAFSGTSGLLSFAARRQNEVRAAFGTTP
- a CDS encoding sensor histidine kinase, whose product is MNIRRPRFPSRLLWRIYLVGIAQLLLVSFALATLHRYTREDSFRESLERSTTYNVSEWASLRDRPEELQGALDRVRQRLGMKVTMRTLDGRVLTANTSRPLPPLSAEDLQRLETERVVRRAKGPPPVMYVAIPETGPMEAYAMVEHPPPPQPPPSPVMPIVLALGCTAITSLVFARSLALPLQRLAKVARTFGAGMLDVRTGLRRRDEMGQVAEAFDEMAERITLLLRSQKELLANVSHELRTPLARIRVALDLASEGDSTLARESLSDIAEDLSELERLVSDVLTAARLDLATGQTPGATPPLRREHVEAQTLVDKAAARFRSARPEHRLEVHVDGTLPVLEADPVLLRRAIDNLLDNAGKYSEPHSTVRLHARPLEHGLQVEVRDEGIGIDASDLPHLFTPFFRSDRSRARKTGGVGLGLVLARRIVVAHGGTLILESQPSLGTTARITLPAAP
- a CDS encoding response regulator transcription factor — translated: MDQTTQATTDEGIIQVLLVEDDERLARLTSRYLQEHGILVTIAGTGPDGLTEASRHAYDVILLDLMLPGRDGMEICRELRTRSDVPIIIVTARGEEADRVLGLETGADDYLSKPYSSRELLARIRAQVRRSRGRVGPSSQPIQVGKLAMDPRGLRATLDGRVLPLTTYEFALLRVLAERAGRVLSREQLLDLVKGNADEVFDRSVDVHIFRIRQKIEEDPRNPRLLKTVRGAGYMLATGDEP
- a CDS encoding RCC1-like domain-containing protein — encoded protein: MLRDRRGVRGVLLSALLGMMLTTESAWGLPTRPREVDSRDELATGQTHTLRVRPDGSVWSWGMNTEGALGNGTYLDVPRPAPVPGLEGVVSVAVGQGYSVALGRDGTVWTWGANNTGTLGDGSTLGRPTPGQVPGLLDVTSLSSGWSHVLVVRADGTVWGWGDNGEGQLGNSNGGTWRVPVQVPGLTGVVATSGGQSHSLALREDGTVWAWGGNYAGQLGDGTTMARSAPGQVPGLTGVVAISAGAWYSLALREDGSVWGWGYDGNGNLGVGSKVVSRPSPVQVPGLTGVVAISAGIFHSMALRGDGTVWTSGENAQGQLGDGTSEDRDVPARVEGLHAVRSIAAGPTHSLAVRAEGSVWGWGDNTLGLLGTGSNRRLEPRAVVGLTDVVATAGGGQHSMALHADGTVWTWGANSNGQLGYGSVTVFTRFHVVPARVPGLTDVVAVAAGNSHSLALRADGTVWAWGYNSSGQLGDGTKVVRPSPVQVPGLMGVVAIATGDTHSLALREDGTVWTWGYGSSPSPVQVPGLTGVKAIAGGSAWSLALREDGTVWTWFCYGPVTLSDGTTVPVLTPVRVPDLTGVVSVAASGPAALALREDGTVWTRAPKSLTSSQVQGLTNVAVIEGGGFHSLAVRGDGTVWAWGGNAMGQLGDGTLTERTSLVRVSELTGAVAISGGLEHSLAVRADGTLRAWGGNLYGQLGDGVGPVHYTPARVLLPRSGPHGGHAAP